In Streptosporangiales bacterium, the following proteins share a genomic window:
- a CDS encoding DUF1738 domain-containing protein — protein MATKTRKRTASAAEKERRRKERAEQLVTSGGWARMLAAARSLHRYSLRNQLLIMVQTAERGFEPSHVAGYKAWQAQGRQVRKGQRGLRILAPYLVWVDLDEDDEPSNVVKIEETPKGRRAQVRRFRPTSVWDVSQTDGVDDEETPDAPAVDEPTAADDPEALAALCDELAEQIEAAGLTLRYGDPGPGNLGVTKYADRLVIVDDQYGSECNGTLSVNFEAQPTSLDHF, from the coding sequence ATGGCAACGAAGACGCGGAAGCGGACGGCGAGCGCGGCGGAGAAGGAGCGCCGGCGCAAGGAGCGCGCCGAGCAGCTCGTCACCTCCGGCGGGTGGGCGCGGATGCTGGCGGCCGCACGGAGCCTGCACCGCTACTCGCTGCGGAACCAACTGTTGATCATGGTGCAGACCGCCGAGCGCGGTTTCGAGCCGTCACACGTGGCCGGGTACAAGGCATGGCAGGCGCAGGGCCGGCAGGTCCGCAAGGGTCAGCGCGGACTGCGCATCCTCGCGCCGTACCTGGTGTGGGTGGACCTCGACGAGGACGACGAGCCGAGCAACGTCGTCAAGATCGAGGAGACCCCGAAGGGTCGCCGGGCACAGGTGCGGCGGTTCCGCCCGACGAGCGTGTGGGACGTCTCCCAGACCGACGGCGTCGACGACGAAGAGACCCCGGACGCGCCGGCCGTCGACGAGCCGACGGCGGCAGACGACCCCGAGGCGCTCGCGGCGCTGTGCGACGAGCTGGCCGAGCAGATCGAGGCGGCCGGGCTCACCCTGCGCTACGGCGATCCGGGACCCGGCAACCTCGGGGTGACGAAGTACGCCGATCGGCTGGTGATCGTCGACGACCAGTACGGCTCGGAGTGTAATGGGACCCTAAGCGTGAATTTCGAGGCACAGCCGACGAGCCTCGACCATTTCTAG